A window of Elusimicrobiaceae bacterium contains these coding sequences:
- a CDS encoding NAD(P)H-dependent oxidoreductase translates to MPKNLIIYYSRRGENYFGGEIRVIEKGNTEQVAQFIQAAVGGDLFEVETVKPYPPAYKACIEQAKHELCDEARPALKKYISDISEYDNIFICGPCWWGRFPMAVFSLLEKLDFTGKKVMGLMTHEGSGLGNTERDLKKFCPGATFGQALAVHGSYVKNSQEMVTAWAKEQIG, encoded by the coding sequence ATGCCAAAAAACTTGATCATCTATTATTCGCGCAGAGGGGAAAATTACTTTGGCGGCGAAATCCGTGTCATTGAAAAGGGAAATACGGAACAAGTGGCACAATTTATTCAAGCGGCGGTGGGGGGAGATTTATTTGAAGTGGAAACCGTCAAGCCGTATCCGCCGGCTTATAAGGCATGTATTGAGCAAGCCAAACACGAACTATGCGATGAGGCCCGCCCTGCCCTTAAAAAATATATATCTGATATTTCCGAGTATGACAATATCTTTATTTGCGGACCCTGTTGGTGGGGGAGATTCCCGATGGCCGTTTTCAGTCTGTTGGAAAAATTAGATTTTACCGGCAAGAAAGTAATGGGACTTATGACACATGAAGGTAGCGGACTGGGAAATACGGAGCGGGATTTAAAGAAATTTTGCCCCGGGGCGACTTTCGGACAGGCGCTGGCGGTACATGGTTCTTATGTAAAGAACAGCCAAGAAATGGTTACTGCGTGGGCAAAAGAACAAATCGGTTAA